DNA from Algisphaera agarilytica:
ATGGACTTGGCGACGTCGTACGGCGTGCTGCCGTCGTCGTAGGATTTTTGCGTGCCGTCGGGCAGGGTGACTTGGATCGACATGGTGGGTCTCGTTTCGCGGCGGAGCGTGGATGATGCGGGGGAGGCAGGATACGAAAAAAGCCGCCAGGGTTGGCGGCCGGTGGAGTCTCGTGGGTAAACGATGAGCTTCAACCGATCGCCGGGGGGCGGGTGGTCGTGGTCGTGGTGGTAGTGGTGGTAGTCGTGACCAGCATCATGTGTAGGCAGTATATCGGCCGATCGGGGCGTCGGGGTGACCGGGCGTGGGACTCGGCCCCATAAAACCAACCCCCGCCCTGTGGCGTTCACAGGAATTCCCCGGAACTGCCAAATCCTCAAAAATAACTTCCGACGCGAAATAGAAGCCTGTTTCGTGCGTCTTACCCCCAGGCGGGCCTGCCCGGGTGGGTGATTTGTGCCCTTGGATTAACGAAAGAGTGATGACATGGCCTACAGCATTGAACTCCGCCAGCGTGTGCTTTCCTCAATCGAAAAAGGACTAAGCAAGCAGGAAATCGCCCGCCGGTTCGACCTGTCCTACGGCACGGTCTGCTTGTGGCACAAGCTCGCCCAACACGGCATCACCTCCCCCGGCATCCCCGGACCCAAAAAATTCCAACCCGTCGCGGCTCACCACTAACCCAGCGACTCCCGCCGGGGCTCGGCCAGCCACTGCAAGGCATCACTCACCCACGTTAAGCCCGGCGTCCACTCGGGCACGTGGCGATAGCCGTGCACCGTATTGAGGTACAGCACCCGGCCACGGCCGCAGTGCCCCCCCACCAGGTACGGCGTCTTGCACGCCATGTCGCCAAACTGCGTCTGTTCACGCTGCGCGATCAACGTCGCGTCGGCGACGGGCGTGAACCGCGGACCACACTCGCCGCACCTGAACGTCTTGCCCGCAAACCAACTCGGCGTCGCGGGGTGATCGACCAGGACGGTGATCTGGCCGTTGTGGTTGTTCTCCTGCCCACCCGGACAGGGTTGGCCGCGGATCTCGACGTAGGGGCAGTAGCTCATCGTCGGCGTCGCGCACAGACTCAACGCCATGACATCGGGGTGCCCCGGGCCGAGGTGGTTGGTCCCCAAAAAACCATCATTGAAAAAACCCACACCCGCTTCGACCGCGAGGCGGATGTTGTGCAGCACGTCTTCGCGCTGGCTGAAACTAAGGCCCACAACGATGACGTCCAGGGTCTTAAGGCATTCCAGATCGGTCCCGTCGATGAGGCCGTCGCAGAAGGCGTAGTCGCGGATGACGCGTTCGACCATGCCGACGTTGTCGGTGCCGGGGTCGATGATGGAGATGAGTTCGAAGCGTGGGTCGGCGACGAAGCGCATGAAGAACGCGGCCTCGTCTTCCTTGGGGACGAACGGGCCGTTGGTGCACTCGGTGATCTGGGCGTGATGGCTGATCAGCGTGCCCACCCGGATCGGCCGCGACCACCCCGGAAAGGTGAGCGGGGCCGACTCGTCGCCACGGGTCGGAGCCTGGGGCCACTGCGGGGCGTGACGCATCGGGTCGTTCACGATCTGATCGACCAGGGCCTGGCGGGTGAGGTCCTCGATTTCCTCGATGCCCATGTCCTTGAGCACGTCCGCTGTCTGGTCGAGGCCGCGCTGGAGCTGCCGGTGGACGGTCGACAGGCTCGTGCGCGACTTGCCCGCCAGGACGCGGAGCGGGGTGTAGCGGTGGTAGCGTTCGAGGAG
Protein-coding regions in this window:
- a CDS encoding helix-turn-helix domain-containing protein, which translates into the protein MAYSIELRQRVLSSIEKGLSKQEIARRFDLSYGTVCLWHKLAQHGITSPGIPGPKKFQPVAAHH
- a CDS encoding RNA polymerase sigma factor, with product MANTPHSTPPLDERLIRYLQEKDPQAIDRIIEAYWPTVMSVCRRYHADPHEAEDAAQETFLRLLRHAPKIRSHLGAWLKTTARSVCVDHIRKAVRHRELLQKHPGLLDPPDPSPASRHRVQSKLDEALQNIDEPLRELLLERYHRYTPLRVLAGKSRTSLSTVHRQLQRGLDQTADVLKDMGIEEIEDLTRQALVDQIVNDPMRHAPQWPQAPTRGDESAPLTFPGWSRPIRVGTLISHHAQITECTNGPFVPKEDEAAFFMRFVADPRFELISIIDPGTDNVGMVERVIRDYAFCDGLIDGTDLECLKTLDVIVVGLSFSQREDVLHNIRLAVEAGVGFFNDGFLGTNHLGPGHPDVMALSLCATPTMSYCPYVEIRGQPCPGGQENNHNGQITVLVDHPATPSWFAGKTFRCGECGPRFTPVADATLIAQREQTQFGDMACKTPYLVGGHCGRGRVLYLNTVHGYRHVPEWTPGLTWVSDALQWLAEPRRESLG